In Dendropsophus ebraccatus isolate aDenEbr1 chromosome 14, aDenEbr1.pat, whole genome shotgun sequence, the following proteins share a genomic window:
- the LOC138772469 gene encoding interferon-induced very large GTPase 1-like yields the protein MSGELNELEESSDDTQLEDRLRDNCLDPDYWLNEMRELGITDIDVLQGADYSRLENKSRYPLEKRALRNLFNIPESSIQSMGLQERQAQALVERNDKASKIIEELNVLGSEERSPQDEAVSKKVEEIMKLLEIPTAGPPDKTLNFVFSIRNSLEIAVYSELEEKYSEWAWRLRVCTLMAPNEINDLSHKTSALSNSSFFHRPEINYVYWKVREELNRYFNNNKEKNTLVQWRVKTENRLAALKEELTEEKNKKEAELSILKKKNREIDDMKNKYEVEIYTKIEELARSLKGQNLNTDELKVKFTTLWNGWIPAVAAKVSLPDPPKIHRDLEEILAEHFKGKVNITDTIRESYKWKNLTNEFYKFVSDKKKALDISETLPEDEKTKITNSIQVIMKRIDEYINRKEQENMDYQSGYFHEILRIIRGEINKMSEKFRFHSDYIVYASLFLCRKAAHRFEKLSDAYRNAKDPIVYLESKKEDFYKSFILVCKEKSIVASLGDMLFNKLQVSLQEAVYEQSAFDVSNDIRCNYPALNGNRSRLQFYLLKSLAERENFQNYLAYVRDPKSVMREFIRECIEDYMRDTSMVSDILHNNVDKYRKLMLCTIAHLTLGIIRLKGNMDSWLDIFCSGLGNELNLSRHYFKTVKYQNISEIYSLEKAMTQAVDTAVEKLHSELSTCDMADIKGRIFTILTDNFLGC from the coding sequence ATGTCTGGAGAACTCAATGAATTGGAAGAAAGCTCGGATGACACACAGCTTGAGGACAGACTCAGAGACAATTGCTTGGATCCTGATTACTGGCTGAATGAAATGAGAGAACTTGGAATCACAGATATTGACGTCCTACAGGGCGCTGACTACTCAAGGTTAGAAAATAAGAGCCGATATCCCTTGGAAAAAAGAGCTTTACGGAACCTATTCAATATACCAGagagcagtatacagagcatGGGATTACAAGAGAGACAAGCTCAGGCTCTGGTAGAGAGAAATGACAAAGCATCTAAAATAATAGAAGAGCTAAACGTGTTGGGATCTGAAGAGAGAAGTCCTCAGGACGAAGCTGTTTCTAAAAAGGTGGAAGAAATTATGAAACTTCTGGAGATACCTACTGCGGGGCCACCAGATAAAACCTTAAACTTTGTTTTTAGTATTAGGAATTCTCTGGAGATTGCAGTTTATAGCGAGCTAGAAGAGAAGTACAGTGAATGGGCATGGAGACTTAGGGTATGCACGCTGATGGCTCCGAATGAGATCAATGACCTAAGTCACAAGACATCAGCATTATCGAACTCCAGTTTTTTTCATAGGCCTGAGATAAATTACGTCTACTGGAAAGTGCGCGAAGAACTCAATCGTTATTTTAataacaataaagaaaaaaatacattagTTCAATGGAGAGTGAAAACAGAAAACAGACTAGCTGCTCTTAAAGAGGAACTTACAGAAGAGAAGAACAAGAAAGAAGCTGAACTGTCTATATTGAAAAAGAAGAACAGAGAAATTGATGACATGAAAAACAAATATGAAGTAGAAATTTATACAAAAATCGAAGAATTGGCTCGATCCCTGAAAGGACAAAACTTAAATACGGATGAGTTAAAAGTAAAATTTACTACATTGTGGAATGGTTGGATTCCAGCAGTAGCCGCTAAGGTGTCTCTTCCCGACCCTCCAAAGATCCACAGAGATTTAGAGGAAATACTTGCAGAACACTTCAAAGGAAAAGTCAACATAACCGATACAATCCGTGAATCTTATAAATGGAAGAACCTGACAAATGAGTTTTATAAGTTTGTATCAGATAAAAAAAAGGCCCTGGATATCAGTGAGACTCTACCAGAGGATGAAAAGACGAAGATAACCAATTCAATCCAGGTTATTATGAAGAGAATCGATGAATATATTAATAGAAAGGAGCAGGAGAACATGGATTACCAGAGTGGTTACTTCCATGAGATATTGAGAATAATACGAGGAGAAATCAATAAGATGTCTGAGAAGTTTAGATTCCACTCAGACTACATTGTCTACGCATCTCTCTTCTTATGCCGAAAAGCCGCTCACAGGTTTGAAAAGCTTTCAGATGCCTATAGAAATGCCAAAGATCCCATAGTTTATCTAGAAAGTAAGAAAGAAGATTTTTATAAGAGTTTTATACTTGTTTGTAAAGAAAAATCTATAGTGGCTTCATTGGGCGACATGCTCTTCAATAAGTTACAAGTCTCCCTCCAGGAAGCGGTGTATGAGCAATCCGCCTTTGATGTGTCTAATGACATACGATGTAACTACCCAGCTCTGAATGGGAATAGGTCCAGACTACAGTTCTATCTCCTCAAGTCTTTGGCCGAGAGAGAAAATTTTCAAAACTATCTGGCATACGTCAGAGATCCGAAGTCTGTAATGAGAGAATTCATACGGGAATGTATTGAGGACTATATGAGGGACACAAGTATGGTGTCAGATATTCTACACAACAATGTGGATAAATACAGGAAATTGATGTTATGTACTATTGCTCACCTAACTCTAGGGATCATCAGGCTAAAAGGTAACATGGATTCATGGTTGGACATCTTCTGTTCAGGACTTGGGAATGAACTGAATCTATCACGTCATTACTTTAAAACTGTAAAATATCAGAATATAAGTGAAATATATTCTCTGGAGAAGGCCATGACCCAGGCCGTGGATACAGCTGTAGAGAAGCTTCATAGTGAATTGTCTACTTGTGATATGGCTGATATAAAGGGGAGAATCTTTACAATATTGACTGACAACTTTCTAGGGTGTTGA